The following nucleotide sequence is from Gymnodinialimonas sp. 202GB13-11.
GACCGCTAGCTTGGAGCCCGAGGGGACCATTCGCCATGGCCCCCTTCTCGATCCCCCTAGGCACTGCCCGATAGGAGGAAGGGAAGCTAGCGGCCCTAAGCCGACATCGAGCCCTAGTTTAAACTACCGCGTTCGCAGCCCGCATTGCAGACCTTCTTCTGATAGCACTTCAATCATGAAATTGTGGGGTTGCTGGCCCCATACCATGCCCTGATGGTTCTCGTCAGCGTTGACAGCGCAAAACCTCGGCTCATACGCATATCAAGCGAGGCGAAGTGTTCGGCGAACTTCACAGCGTCTTCCCCCAAAGCTGTGAATTCAAAACGACCGCCTAAATACTCATCATCTGGGTCATAGCCAACAACGCGCCAATTGCCGATGATCTCCCCGTCGCGAGTTATGACATCGCCTTGCGACAACTTGGGGTCGTACCCGCTGTTCATCCACTCATCGTGGCCAACAGAATTTATGGGGTAAGTGTATTCCATGGCAGGCAGAATAAGCTGTCCACTTGTTTGCGCAAGCCAATCAAACGCGCGATGGATATGCAGACCCGATGGATGCACTAATCTCGAACCACTGCGCCGTTGCCCGGCGCGCCTTGGCACCATATGTTGTGGCATGTCCCACAGCCGTCGCAGCATGGGGCCCGGCACCCTCTAAGCGAGTACAGTAATGTCCCTATCCAATCGCTCACTGCCGAAGCCCGAAAATTGGCAGGATTTCGAGCACCATGCCTGGTTGTTGTTTAGGTCTGAGCTTAACGATCCAGCCACTGAAAAGAATGGCAGGCAAGGCCAAGCTCAACACGGCGTTGACGTCTACGGCAGAAGAGATTGCAAGCATTGGGTCGGTGTTCAGTGTAAGCAAAAAATGGATGAAGCTGTAACTGAAACTGAACTTCGTGACGAAGTTGAGAAAGCGAAATCGTTCTCACCGAAAATCAAAGAGTACATTCTCGTTACTACAGCTCGTCGCGATGCTGCCATCCAAAAAGCGGCTAGGGAAATCACGGAGGAACTTGCAGGTACAGACCATGGCTTCTCTGTTTCTGTTTGGGGATGGGATCAATTCCAAGAGCACGCTTCTCTACATTCCGATGTTTGGGAGCAGATCGACCCTACATACGATCCGTTTTCAAAGAGGGGCCTTGAACAGGTCGCCGTGAAGATTGATGAGGTGAAAGACCTCGTTACATCTGCTTTGCCGGATGCCCAGAATGATCTTCGTCCGCCTCGCTTCGACGCTCAGGCGGAAAATGAAAGCTCTCCTCGACATACGAAGATCACGATCTTCGTGGAGATGATAGAAAATGGCAATTTAGAAATAGGCCGCACCGGTCTGGCTGATTTGAAAGAAACGGATTGGGAATCTGCTACTTCATCAGAGAAGTATCGAGTTCTGATTGGCCTTGCTTCAGCCGCATTGAAGATGGGGGCCGACAACGAGGCGCACTCACTAATAGAGCGCGCCTACGACATTTGCCCAGAACACAAGTCTGCAAAGAGGAATCTTGCGACGTCAAAGTTGTTGCGGGGCGAGTACGATCAAGCGAGGAAGTTGGCAGGAGAGGCAGTACATGCGCGACCTGATGACCACATCGCTGCAGCCGTGCTCGTTCAAGCTCGAAGCTTCTTTCCAGCCGATGATCTGTTGGAGGGGCTTTCGAAGAATGTGCAAGGCAAGTCGGCTGTAAAGGCGGCTTTGTGTCAGGCCTATCGAAATCGCGATGACGCAGATTGGCTTACGTTGGCAGTCGATGCGTACCAGTCCGACCAATCCGATGACCAGATTCGTTTGAACTGGGCGGAGGCTGTTCTGGAGCTTGAAATCCAGAACAATGCGAAAAGCGCGCTAGGTGGCATCAGTGTATTTCCTAGCTTTCAGGACCTGAATTCCGCTGCCGAAGAACTATACCAGGCGTGTGTTTCGAGACGATCACGATTTTCCTTGGCTACAATCCACAATGCAGGATTGGCCCTGCGCCTTGTTGATCGTAACGACGAGGCCAAACAGGTATTGGAAATGGGGCTCTCCCTTTGCGCTGGGGAGCCTTCGATATCGCTTCAGCTAGCCATAATCGCCCATGAGGATCGAGACTTCGGCAGAATCCTTGAGCTTCTCGACGAGGACAGTGAGCACCCTGAGGTCATTTCGCTAAGAACTGAGGCGATGGCTCACATACTGAGCCCGTCAGACGCGTTAGAAGCAATTGATCGCATTGATACGACGCACTGGTCCGAAGAACACCGTCTGATGCTGCTTTCGTCTGAGCTGACCTCCCTTTCGGAAGTGGGAGATTGGCCCACGGCAATCAAGAGATGTGGGCAGGGCATTGCGGAAAACCCGGACTCACTTCGTTTCAATATAGTATTGGCTAGGGTGCTTCGCATAAGCGGGGACGGTGAAGCGGCGGTTTCTCATCTTGATGAGATTGTAGCCGATCTTTCGCCGGATGCCACGATGGCGGAACGGGTCGAAATCTCCACAGAATACAGACAGCTTGGTAGCCATGACCCAATCGTGTCCTTGCTAGAGGATCAGGTTTCAACACAACACGACAGTGAAGCGCTTCGGTTACTGCTTAGCGCCCTGATTTCCGGTCAAAAGCATCGTGGGGCGTTAAATCTTTTTAATGCCTTCCCGCCAGAACTATCAAATGATGAGTGGTACCTTCGCGCAAGATCAATCCTAGCGATCAATTCTGGCGCTGCGGATATTGAGAACCACCTTAACGCCTACCTTCGGGTCGAACCCAACGACTTAGAAATGCAAATCTCGAGGCTGGGGTTGTGGCAACTGCAAGGTCGCGAAAATGAAATCCGACAGAAACTGCGAACTTTTGAGAAGAAAATTCCTGACGGTAACTCGCTGGAACGTATGCGCCTCTGTCACCTTGCCGTCCAGTACGGCAACAGAAAGTGGGGAGTAGATACAGCCTATCAGGAGTTGATTTCAAACTGGGATGATCCGGCCATACATCTTGCTTATCAAGGCCTTATCCTGATGTATGATCACTTGGAGGACGCAATCCCTAAGTCCACGACGATACAAGAGAATTGCGTTTTCGAGGCAATGTCCAGTGATGGTGTTCGACGCGCTCGTATTGAAGGAACAAACGCTCACAATTTTGAGGCTGAAAGACACGCGCCGACCAGCGAATTCGCGAAGGCCTGCATTGGCAAAACAGTAGGCGAGAAGTTCGTTATCGCCACTCAGTATGAAAGCATCGAGTTCGAGGTCTTGTGGATCAAGCCGCGAGCCCTCGACCTTCTGCACAAGTCACTAGAGGAATTCAACAAGAGGTTCCCGACGAACTCAGGTATGCAGCGAATGACCTTTGACTTCCAAGCCGACAATCCTCTCGCCGACATGGACCGTATCACGAAGGCAGCACATGATCGCGACCAATCCGTTTTGGACAATTACGCTGCAAACGCACTCCCATTCTGTTTTGTTGCTGAAGCGCTTGGGAAGGACGTAATTGACGGTTGGGCGGGCCTTCCTGGAGTAGGTATCCAGCCGCGTGTCTGTATTGGCAGTCGCGATGAGCGCAACAATGCAATCAAGGAAATCCAGTCCAAAGCCGAAAGTGGGTGCGTACTTGACCCGATCACCGCCGCTCTGGCTTCGGACTTTCATCTTTGGGAAATCATTTCGAAAGTCTGCGGCCCAATTCACGTAACTCAATCAACGCTGGAGTTCTTTGCAAAACGGGAAATTGAGTCAAAGAACAACATCGACCGGCGATCCGGAATAACATCTTGGCAAGACGGTCGTTTCACGATGATTGAGGTTACGCCTGAGCACAACCAAATCGACTTCGAAGTCAAGAAACGTCAACGCGAAGACGTTCTAGCTCACTGCAAAATCGCTAGTTCAGTTCCGCAGGCCGATCTAGAAGGCCAAAACCTTGAGATATCTGAGGTTTTAGGCTCGTCGGCGAGAGACAGTGTCTTGGCGGCTGAAGGGAATGGTTTGCTGCTGCTATCAGAGGATCAAGGATTGCGACAATGGGCGGCAGCCGCGCTTGGGGTCGGCTCGAGTTGGCTACAGCCAGTTCTGCTGCTTGCCAAAGATCGAGGCTTAGTTTCGATTGAGGATTACACCAAATTCATCGTTGACTGCCTGGACCGCGACTTCACTTACGTGTCAATGGACTCGCAAACTTTGCTCACCCAAGCCAAAGCGGATGGGTTCAGCGCGCAAAACACCGTGAAGCGGATGTTGGAAGTGGTTGGCGGGAAGAACGCAGACTTGGAAACCAACATTGATGTCGCTGCTCTTTTCCTTGACTTAGTTTTTCATGAAACAAAGCAAGAGCACCTGCGAGACCGGTACGCAAGTCTAGTTCTGGAAGCATTCTGTGCACCACGTAGGGATAATGCGGTCGAGGTCGTAAAGTTGCTGACCGCGCAGGTTTCCATTCGCGTGTTCAATTTGATTGAGCACGCCTTTTGGTGGCTTGTTGGTCGAGAGCTTGGAACGCCGGATTTCCATCAACAAGTTAAAGAAGCTAAGAAATCTCAGCTACAGCGGCCAGTTTCACTTCCTCCTACCATTCGGTTTCTTGTGACGGGGAAGACTAGGCTCCTCGGTTCATGCTTCCCAAACCAAACCTTCTAATGGTGGCGTGAACGTCCGCTTTTCAACCTGCCAATTCGCAGTGCGCGCGTGCAGCGAACTGCCGCTTCGCGCCCCTACGTACTCAGCAACGCGCCATACTTCTTTTTTGCATCCCTAAGGCGATCCGCAATCGACCGCGGGCTTTGTTCGACACAAGCTTGTAGACGCCACGGTAAGTCTTCCAGAAAAGCATCGATGTCCGAAGCTGTAACGCCTTCAAGTGCTGCAAAAGTGATCGCATGCCCAGCAGTTAGTTTCAAAAACTCGTTCTGCTTATACCGTAAATCTTCCGCCGTAAGAGCGACCTCATCAATTTCGACCTCATGCTCGAATAACTCGTTTGACAATACATCGCGTAGAACTTCCCAGTTTGCGTGAACGGTCCAATCCGTGCGGTCGGCTGTTTCTGATGGCACACGCAACTCAATGTCTTGGGTGAGCTTCTGCAACTCACCAGCTAGACTGGAGTAGAGACTAGCCCAACCTTTGATCCTTGCCCGGTCACGCAGGGCGCGTTTAGCCAACCGAAACTCAGTTCTCCAAACCCGGCTTCCTGCAGGATCGGAGTAATCGAACGCCGGTTGTCCCAAGCGTTCCATGGCCTCGTCCCAAATGAAGAACCAATCCAACTTGTTCTTCGCCAACGCTTCCTCGCGCTTATCGTAGACGATGACCTGTCTTCCCGGCATCTTTCCGAAGGTTGCGGACGAGACACGTCCGGATCGACCGTTTACACGCGCATCCGATAATTCGAGGTATGTACTACTCTTAGTTTGCGAGTGCGTTACGAAGTCGTATGGGTCAAGAACGAAGCTAGGGTCATGGAAATCGATGGCATAGTCGACGCGTCGGATACTCACCCCATCGTTTGGAACCGCGCAGCCGAGGGCGTCTAGCATCATGTCGATATCCTCGCGGACGTAGTCGATTCCCTTCATTGCAAGCGGACGCGCACGACTTGAATACGCGAGACCCCAAGGATCCTTCGCGTTTGGTTTCTTTATGGTCCAGATACCTCGGCACCGACCTGCATCGAGCACGAAAGCGTAGCCACCAATACCACCAGAGGGACCAACCTCGAAGCGTGCACCGTTTAGATCAATGCCTACACTTTGCTTGACGGCCTCGGCCTCATTTTTGGCGGACTCAAGTCGCGCAACCAGCTCCGGCGAGATCGCTGATCTGAACGATATATCTAGCCCATCAAAGCCTGAATGAAGAATGATCATTGGGTGATTGTCCTTGCTAGGTTTCTGAGAGGGGGTGTTACATAAACCCCCTTTGGGGCCTTGAGCGCCGCGCTTGGCCGCACACCGCACGCCCCGCCTGACGGCGGCAGCGCGCGGTCGCGCGTCCAATCTGAGCGGGTGTGAGGCAGATCATTGGGAGGTACTGCCCTTCCGACGGGAATCGACCCAAGCAAGGACGTCAGATCGGCGGTACCGCACTGAACGTCCAAGCTTGAAAAACTCCGGTCCCTGTCCAGTTACGCGCCATTTCTGGATTGTGCGAACTGAATGGCAGATAAGATCAGCCACAGCGTGCTCGTCGAGTAGGCCTTGCGGATCAGATCCAGAGGGTGACGCGATGCTTCCATCCATTTGACGCTCCATTGCGATTGCGATGGGGCGAACCTAGTAAGCGCGGTTTTGAAAATCGCTTGAAACCGTACGCGAAATTACTTGGTGCGGAGGAGACTAATTCTGTAAGTTCTTGGCTTTGCGATGGAATTCCAAAAAGCTCCTAAGCTTGTTTATGGTTTCGCGTTCGGTTTGATCGGGATCCAACGGCCTGAACGCGGCCACGCAAAACCGCGCGGCATCAGAAATGGCGCCACCTGCTTTGGCATCGTAGGTGAAATCGCGTCGCAGAGTAGAACACCACATGGATGCGATTGACCGCACCCATTCGTTGAACGCCAGGTCGCGCTTAGGGCCCGGTTTTCCACGAAACTGACCCTCCAGTAGCTCGACGATGTAAGCGCGCTCCGCCAGCGCATCAAGAATCGCAACTATCTCGGAGATAGAAGCTGAGTGAGGCTGGAAACTCGGCCCGGTCTCCACTGAGAGCCTGATCTCATACAGGCTCCAATCGTCGAGTAGCTCTCCGCGTACCTCATATTTGTTTGGGCCTTCGTCAAACCATTGCGGTGCCTCGCCCAGGCTTCTCCACACTTCTTCCGGCAAGGATTTGAGCTTTTCGCTCGTAGCGCTGAGATCCGCGCCGATCCTTGCGAGAGCTTGTCTGATCGATGAGACTTGGCTTTGGTCGCGGGCGCGCCACTCGTGCCATCTTTGACCTGCGATCTGCAACTCGCGCGCGAACTGCTCAGTCAATTCGACCGGAACGTCAAATTCTGTCGTGATGTCTTGAAGCTGCGCCTCCGAGTAGAAGTCTATCAACCTCGCCTCGTCCGCTGCTTCGTATTCGCGATCCCGATACTGCCCAATCATGAAACGACCCTCAGCTGGGGGCCGTTAGATCGACGGCCCATTGCGTTAGCCAGCCTGCCTGCAACCGAACCCGCCGCCCTTTGCACCGCCTCGTCCGCAAAATGGGCATAGCGTAGCGTGGTCTGCAGATTCCGGTGGCCCATGATCTCTTTCAACAAGAACGGATCAATCCCACTCATCACTGCAACGCTGGCGTAGGTATGGCGCAAATCGTGCATCCTTACGTCATCGAGGCCCGCTGCGTGTTTCACTCTTATCCAAGTCTTCTGCAGGTTCACGAGATGTCCGTCGGGCTTTTCACCGAGGATCACGTATGGGTTCCCTTCCATGCGCGGTAAAGATATCAGGATGTCATACGCTTCACGCGGCAGCGGTATGCGCCGCCGCCCAGTCTTGCTGTCCGGCAACTCGAGGTGATGCGGCGTCACGTAATCCCATTGCAGCGTTAGGATTTCACTGAGGCGGCAACCCGTCAGGATCAATAGCGAAATCGCGGCGACCGCGTATTGGGTTTCCTCACCGCTTTCCAAAACGTCGGCCAATACTTGTCCCAGGCGGGCTTGTTCGTCTTCGGACAGATACCGCTTTTTTTCTTCTTCGCGGAACTTGCGGATGCGGCGCGCTGGATTGGAACCATCTCGGCGCAGCCCCCAATCCTCGGCCAGGTTAAACATCTTCGAAAGCATCGCCACACACCGGTTCGCTGTATAGGGACGGTCCCGGAGGTCGTGATGAAACGCCACCACATCGGCCCGCGTAACATCTCCGATCTTGCGGCTGCCGAAGTGCGGTCTGACGCAGTTGTTGACGTAGGCTTTGTAGGCTTTCTGCGTCGTCGGCTTACAGTGATGCGCCACATATTCGGTCAGGAACCGATCACACAGCGACGCCACGGTCGGTTCACGATGTTTCCGCCGCCGATCCTCCGCCGGGTTTTCACCTCGAGCAACGTCTCCCAATAGCTTTCTTGCCTCAGCACGGGCTTGGTCCGCCGTTAGGACGCCGTGGGGGCCAATGGTACGCCGCCGAGACCGCCCGCCTGCCCGGTATTGCACGAGGTAGGATTTTCGGCCCGATGGCATCACGCGAAGACCGAAACCGGACAAGTCTTTGTCCCAGACAAAGTACTCGTTTGCGGTGACTTCCAACTGTTCGACGGATCGCTTTGTGAGCCTCTTCATCGCATCTACCCTCGCTTCTCTACCGTTCATTTCGGAAGCACTACGGAAGCACCAGAACCGAAAAACTAGGGTATTGGGTGGGACAGGATCGCACTGACCGTCAACAGAAAAACGTTTCCTTACATGTATTTACCGCAAAACAGCGCAACCGGGCGAAAGCCGTCGAAATCGACTTCTGGCCTCTGTTAATCAATTGGTCGTAGGTTCGATCCCTACCGCCGGAGCCAATATCCCAACGATCCCAATCGCGATGGCAGTGCCTCTTTCCGATGTAAATGGGCTGTGTTTTCGGTGAAGGAACACCGGAAACTGACGATGCTTTGAGCATTTTTCAGAGCTCTTCCACCAAACGCTCCAGCAGATCATCGCAAGCTGACAGCTGACTTTCCAGAATGAACTCGTCAGCTTTGTGACCCTGCCCCTCCATCAAACCCGGCCCGCACACCAACGTGGGCACGCCCATCCCGCTCAGCAGCCCGGCTTCGGTTCCAAAAGCAACTTTGATAGGAGCACTTTGCGTTTTGAGAACAACATCCTGTACCCAGCTTTGGTTACGGGCAACCTCAAGTCCTGGGTAGGAGTTGGTGATCTCAACCGTCGCGCGCGCAGCATGTGCGCCCTCGTTGAAGCGTTCAGCGAACGCGGCAACCTGTTTATTCAACAGCGTCATATCCTGATCGGCAAGGTTGCGGATTTCGAACCGCATTTCGGCTTCGGCAGGCACAACGTTCAAGGCCATTCCGCCAGACAATTTCCCCACATGCACTGTGCTGTAGGGAATATCATATGCAGCGTCGAACGGCCCGACCTTTGAAAACTCGTCCTGCAACACCCTGAGATCAGACATGAAATCGGCCGCGAGGTGCAAGGCGTTCCGGAATTTGGGGGCCAATGCCGAATGTCCAGCCTCGCCCGTGAAGGTGGCCTTGTACGCGGTCTTGCCCTTATGGCCGGTTGCAACCTGCATTTGCGTCGGTTCCCCCACGATACACAGCGCGGGTGGGCGCAATAGTGGCGCGAGGTCCGGTTGCATTTGCTGCAAACCGACACAGCCAATTTCTTCATCATAGGACAACAGGATCGCTAGCGGGCGGTGAAGCCTTTCAGCATCCACTCGCGCCGCCAAAGCCAAGGCAGAGGCGACAAAACCTTTCATGTCGGTTGTGCCGCGACCAAACAATTTGTCTTTCTCAGTGGTCAGTCGAAATGGGGGCCGTGTCCAGGTTTGGCCTTCCACCGGAACGACATCCGTGTGAGCGGAAAGAAGCAGGCCGCCTTCTCCCTCCGGCCCAATCTCTGCGTATAGGCCCGCTTTCAGCCCGCATGGAGATGGGATCCGTGAAACCCGGAAACCGTTGGATTTCAGAAATGCTTCCACAAATGAAATCAAGGGAAGGTTGCTTTGAGCACTTACGGTCTCAAAAGAGATCAGCCGGTCGAGTAGTTCAAGCGTCTTCACGGCGTCATCACCTCAATGCAGTGCTTCAGGAACTCGGCACAGGTTCGTCGATCCATCACGCCTTTGGCTGACAGCATACCCACCGCGATCGGCGGCACATCACTGTCTAAGGGGACGAAAATCAGTGGCTTTCCGTCTGGCGCGGCTGATCCGATGGGTCGGAAATTGACGATGGAATAGCCGAAGCCGTTTGCCACGAGACTGCGCGCAACAGCCATGTCACGGGTCCGCTCCGCAACGACAGGAGCGACGTTTTCAACATCAAAGAATGTCCGGAAATAGTCCGAACTCAACGGCAGA
It contains:
- a CDS encoding tetratricopeptide repeat protein, with the translated sequence MSLSNRSLPKPENWQDFEHHAWLLFRSELNDPATEKNGRQGQAQHGVDVYGRRDCKHWVGVQCKQKMDEAVTETELRDEVEKAKSFSPKIKEYILVTTARRDAAIQKAAREITEELAGTDHGFSVSVWGWDQFQEHASLHSDVWEQIDPTYDPFSKRGLEQVAVKIDEVKDLVTSALPDAQNDLRPPRFDAQAENESSPRHTKITIFVEMIENGNLEIGRTGLADLKETDWESATSSEKYRVLIGLASAALKMGADNEAHSLIERAYDICPEHKSAKRNLATSKLLRGEYDQARKLAGEAVHARPDDHIAAAVLVQARSFFPADDLLEGLSKNVQGKSAVKAALCQAYRNRDDADWLTLAVDAYQSDQSDDQIRLNWAEAVLELEIQNNAKSALGGISVFPSFQDLNSAAEELYQACVSRRSRFSLATIHNAGLALRLVDRNDEAKQVLEMGLSLCAGEPSISLQLAIIAHEDRDFGRILELLDEDSEHPEVISLRTEAMAHILSPSDALEAIDRIDTTHWSEEHRLMLLSSELTSLSEVGDWPTAIKRCGQGIAENPDSLRFNIVLARVLRISGDGEAAVSHLDEIVADLSPDATMAERVEISTEYRQLGSHDPIVSLLEDQVSTQHDSEALRLLLSALISGQKHRGALNLFNAFPPELSNDEWYLRARSILAINSGAADIENHLNAYLRVEPNDLEMQISRLGLWQLQGRENEIRQKLRTFEKKIPDGNSLERMRLCHLAVQYGNRKWGVDTAYQELISNWDDPAIHLAYQGLILMYDHLEDAIPKSTTIQENCVFEAMSSDGVRRARIEGTNAHNFEAERHAPTSEFAKACIGKTVGEKFVIATQYESIEFEVLWIKPRALDLLHKSLEEFNKRFPTNSGMQRMTFDFQADNPLADMDRITKAAHDRDQSVLDNYAANALPFCFVAEALGKDVIDGWAGLPGVGIQPRVCIGSRDERNNAIKEIQSKAESGCVLDPITAALASDFHLWEIISKVCGPIHVTQSTLEFFAKREIESKNNIDRRSGITSWQDGRFTMIEVTPEHNQIDFEVKKRQREDVLAHCKIASSVPQADLEGQNLEISEVLGSSARDSVLAAEGNGLLLLSEDQGLRQWAAAALGVGSSWLQPVLLLAKDRGLVSIEDYTKFIVDCLDRDFTYVSMDSQTLLTQAKADGFSAQNTVKRMLEVVGGKNADLETNIDVAALFLDLVFHETKQEHLRDRYASLVLEAFCAPRRDNAVEVVKLLTAQVSIRVFNLIEHAFWWLVGRELGTPDFHQQVKEAKKSQLQRPVSLPPTIRFLVTGKTRLLGSCFPNQTF
- a CDS encoding helix-turn-helix transcriptional regulator, producing the protein MERQMDGSIASPSGSDPQGLLDEHAVADLICHSVRTIQKWRVTGQGPEFFKLGRSVRYRRSDVLAWVDSRRKGSTSQ
- a CDS encoding integrase arm-type DNA-binding domain-containing protein → MKRLTKRSVEQLEVTANEYFVWDKDLSGFGLRVMPSGRKSYLVQYRAGGRSRRRTIGPHGVLTADQARAEARKLLGDVARGENPAEDRRRKHREPTVASLCDRFLTEYVAHHCKPTTQKAYKAYVNNCVRPHFGSRKIGDVTRADVVAFHHDLRDRPYTANRCVAMLSKMFNLAEDWGLRRDGSNPARRIRKFREEEKKRYLSEDEQARLGQVLADVLESGEETQYAVAAISLLILTGCRLSEILTLQWDYVTPHHLELPDSKTGRRRIPLPREAYDILISLPRMEGNPYVILGEKPDGHLVNLQKTWIRVKHAAGLDDVRMHDLRHTYASVAVMSGIDPFLLKEIMGHRNLQTTLRYAHFADEAVQRAAGSVAGRLANAMGRRSNGPQLRVVS
- the argE gene encoding acetylornithine deacetylase gives rise to the protein MKTLELLDRLISFETVSAQSNLPLISFVEAFLKSNGFRVSRIPSPCGLKAGLYAEIGPEGEGGLLLSAHTDVVPVEGQTWTRPPFRLTTEKDKLFGRGTTDMKGFVASALALAARVDAERLHRPLAILLSYDEEIGCVGLQQMQPDLAPLLRPPALCIVGEPTQMQVATGHKGKTAYKATFTGEAGHSALAPKFRNALHLAADFMSDLRVLQDEFSKVGPFDAAYDIPYSTVHVGKLSGGMALNVVPAEAEMRFEIRNLADQDMTLLNKQVAAFAERFNEGAHAARATVEITNSYPGLEVARNQSWVQDVVLKTQSAPIKVAFGTEAGLLSGMGVPTLVCGPGLMEGQGHKADEFILESQLSACDDLLERLVEEL